TAGATTTCTACTTAAGCTCAAAGCAATAATTAGGTAGTATTGCATAGAGGAAGCAATTTGAATCACATTGGTGTGTGGCATTACCAGTGATGTAGGTTTgttgcatgataatttgcatgtgAGAACCAGTTAAACCATGTGAATTGAGGTTTAAATGGTTGTAAAAGGTTTGTGGCATGCAAAATTTTTTGTAAATAGAGGACATCACTGAATGCTAATAGCTGTATATGAGATCAGAAGTAAGTACctatcaaaaatacttttattcttttcataaaaaaagtttaaatgttatattCATGTCATCTTAATATCCTCCATATAGAACAGTTTTAAAGAGTTGATCAGTTTAATTAATTCTTTTATTGTCAGTTATAATAATGAGTTAAGAATGTGTTACATTCCCTGTGCCTCATTTACAGGAGTTGCACACAATAACATgctaatatattttctgtaatagaGGGGGACAACACACGGATATTTCACCAGTCTTATACAAAGATACAATAAGCATCAGTTATTAAGATCAAGGTTTCCAGTAATTGAGCCAAGAGCTCATCTTATTTATAGATTTAATGATGAATGTACAAAAATGTTGTGTTATAACTAATTAAAGAGTATACAAATATGTACTTAAAATCATGAACATGtcttcagtaaaatatattgtaatttatttgatTCTTAAGTAGAAAGTTAATTATAACTAGCTGGAATACTTCTTCTCAGATGGAAGttacataaatacataaattcatgattaatgaaaagttatcttaggacatgaaaagttacttTCCTTATAGGtaatttaaaaatcacagtaattacccataaaaactgcaaaacacaaaatgtataacTGCAAGTTTGTATGTATCTTTGTATGTACCTAACAAACCATGCCAAATTTAGTGAATATCTGTTAACAAGGGGTGTTGTAAAGGGAAAAAATacccataaaaactgtaaacagcaaaagttaaaatttgtatttcttcccatggacccaacaaacctttaCACCAGATTTGTTAAAGATCCATCAATAGGGGATGATGTATTGGTAAGAAATGCAAAAACATCCATAgaaaactgcaaaatgcaaaactgaatatttgtatgtatattttcatgGACTAAATGAGCCTTCATACCCAATGTAGTGAAGATCTGTCTACAGGGAGCTAATGTTGGGGTGAAAAATGCAACATTATCCTTAAAtgcaaaactgaatatttgtgtCTATTTGTCCATGGACCATATGACCCTttataccaaatttggtgaagatccattcacacCCTGCAgcatagttacatggacatacaacaaacagcactatcatatttatatagatggttgaGAATGATAAGTTTATTATAATACTCTGACACATGAAGCAGTGACTTTGAAATAGTGTTATttgcaaaaatgttttgttttgataaagtATGCTCCTAAAGATGATTAAAAAATATGCTACTTAGATTCATTGGTACGGTGATGGTAGGTATATTATTTATAGTACCATCTTTCTGATTATTCAGTGTATGTGCTTGTTGGGTTTTAGATTTCAAACTGAGCAAGAGTCATAGTCTCTGGTGTTTTGTAAAGAAATCGTTTTTACCAGTTGTTTTTGCTTTTAACCATTAACATTCCATTTACTGACTTTCTTGTATACTGTTCACTACCACTGTGATGTACATATCATATTGATTGACATTATACGTCTTTCTTTTGCATCACTCACTGTAAAGAAGTGATAAATTTGTTGGAAATCATTATTTTCAGTGCAAAGTATACAAGGAACCCAAGCACTTAGCAACAATTAATGggattaattgtaatattgaaagtaCTTAAATTTGTGTGTCTGTATTATTTGACCGTTTAACTCAGAAATTCATAGTTTAACAAGttatttggtaaataaatattcatgaaaaatgtgttttgaaatCTGATGGTGTTCATATAATTCATCAGTAATTCTATGGTTTAAACAGTTTTCTGTTTGCTTCTTAATCGTTTCACTTACTcttaactgtttattttcttGTGAGGCACATTATGAAAGGCTTTTTATAATTCAAGATAAAATTTTCTCTTGTAAAAACTGGTATTCTCACTTCAACATCTTGTAAGACAAGAAGAACCCTTTTCACATGTGACTGAAGTAAAAAGGATTTTGGCATAGTGGTAGATCAGAACACTACCTGTTAAAGTGATACATGTGTTGCTAATTATTAAGCTAGACAAATTTCAGCCAAATTTacaattcaaaagaaataattatttttatacaaatcacaAGTTAgggaaaaattgtaatttatttattgtgtttatgaatttattgtacagtttttttctctcttcttaAGAAAAGGAGGGCTACAGTGATAATTTTGAGTGTGTTTATTTTGTGGGGATAAGTTAAGATTCTttctatctcttttttttttaaaagaaaagaagagtAATAGGAGATGTTATTGAAGTTTACTAGATTATCAAGGAGATTATTAAGATAAATATCTCCTGTAAAGACAGTAGGATGAGAGATTACAAGCTTAAGAATGGAAATTACAGGTTCATGTAAGACAATTAGTTTATGGTATGAGTCACTGTTTTAGATACTGATAGTTTATAGAAAAGTTCAAGAGAGGAACTGATGATTTGTGGGAAATAAAAGATGAGTTTAACCTTTATTTTTCTCATAGTGGGTATATAGGAACAGTCTTGAAGAATGAAAGGTTTCTGTTTTCTATATGGTATATTAAATTTCAAGAGAGAATCACatgattaaataatacaaattgcAAAATGATGTGTATTTTGCTTATATTAGACAGATGTGGGAATTAGATAAAGGTATctcttaatattataaaagttttgcAAAATCTCTGTTGAttgtttaactataaataaatatacaaaatttttacCTCCAACATAATTTCTAGATGAAAAGGAGAAATACGATCCTTCTGGATTCAGGGATGCAATTTTACAAGGTCTTAATGAGGCTGGACATAATTTAGATGCTGTTTATAAGTTTCTGGACACAGCTGGGTATAAACTTGATTACAGGCGTTACGGAGAAGTTCTGTTTGATATACTACTTGCTGGTGGCCATCTAGGTAAGTATGAAGCATTCCTTGTTTTACTTGTTCATAATTATAGTTGAGTACACTTAGTTATAATCTTAAATCTGTCATATGTTATAAAGGAAATTAATGTGAAAAATTGAATATTGTGCAGGCTTCCAAGTTCTTGATTAGTGGGGTTATTTGACCTACTTGGTATATAGGGTCAGTTATAGAATGTTACTGATTACATGGAAAGACTTGTTTTTTTCACTGAAAAGATGTTTatgattgtattatatatttttaatatgtgacATTACATTGGAGAACATTAAGATGAATTTTACGTTCAGCAGCAGTAAGATACTAGTAAACTACAAAAACTGTTaagtattactttttttttcatcttggTTAATACAAGTGTTTAACAGCCACCACTTAGaacaacatttattgtttataagtgTCATTAATGTTTCTATACAGTAGTGAAGAAGAAATATCTTTttctaataaaacagtttaaaatagaaaTGAATCACAGTTTTTGatgaataaattaatgttttaagtattttaagcAAAAATGAGGTACTTGATGGTTATTAATGATTGAAGtattgtgtataaatatattttcacacacTCATAAGGTATTACTTCCACAATACTTGTATATTTAACCAAGCATGAGGACTAGCAGAGATTGtgtattaatgtgtgtgtgtttttcttatagcaaagccacatcgggctatcttctgagcccactgaggggaactgaacccctaattttagcattgtaaatccgtagacatactgctgtattaGCAGGGAGCATTGTGTACTAATGGTATGGTTACAGATACATCAAGTGGGGTCCCCTTTTGtgctgaaataaaatatattttgtgattacTGGGACTTATGAGGttttgaacactttttttttaaactattattttggaAAACTGTTTATCCACCgacctttttttaatgtatttatctgTGATTATTAAAATGTGAACCCAGAAtttgatttattgttaattatttgtaGATATTCTCAGTTAAGATAATTATTATTGTGTGCTGTGAATTTTTGCTtcccatgtgtgtgtgtttagtcattttactttattatgtaatCTCACTTTTCTACAGTTACAAAagatgtgttattattatttatttttaaaattgttgtatCAAAGAACAGTggtactgaaaacaaaaaaattattccaGATGCGTGAATTATTCATGACTGTACTGTGTAAACTtagaaatatagatttttttgtgtgttttgtttctagCATATCTTTCACTtgtgtgttttgcagtttttgttcttttcattttttttggaAGAGAATTCTGTTATGGTTATCTCTAAGTTAGAATTGTCTAAAAGTTGCTGgagtaaatatataatttacaaattcataaaagaaagaaTTCTTTATAATGTTTGTACGAAGCACGAAGTGTTgtcaaaattatgaaattaaaatgaaatagaaaaatctcaaaattaaagaaattgaAACCATATCCATAGTTTGCCAAAGCTTGTTAACCAAATAACAAATTGTTTAAGCATATGCTCATGATGTATAGGTTGTCTCACTTAAAAAGTCATGGGACTGAACAACTAATGTATTCCCATTGCTTtgtttccttattattattatttatcattctatatatcaattaaaacaaatgtaactgtttttttatgagaattttatttcttatgcttTCTTACACTTATTATCAACTCTGAAGCACCTGTAGTAGTAAGTTTAAATACAGTACCCAAAGTGTGTCCCTTAATTTATCTCATTTTACTGAATTATACTTGTTTTGTGGGATTCCACTCATTGTCAGTGATCTGGACAAgagcaaataaaagaaaataagatgGGGTTTATTTTAATGGTGGACTGTATGTTATATGTATTAGGGAGGGATGTACTGATACAACAGCCTGCCAATGGTGCATTGGTGTGTTTTCAGACTTACaaactaaaaattagttttcaatacacatggtgggcagagcacagatagcccattgtgtagttttgtgcttaactttttcCAGACAGGTCACAGGTCATGTCATCACATTTCTTCACTTGCATTCAcagttttattgaactactgttttatgaatttatctccttaagtatggtatcaaactgtagattataattcatgctttcatattataaattttgaatttgttaACCACTGTAGAAAACCTGTATGTTACTCTACAAAGTCAgagtaaagtttttgttttaacacttttcaaacaaatataaaattcaacttttagtaagagttaaataacaaaaatgtgtacATCAGGTAAGCATTTTTTTTGTTGGTGTGCATATACTTAGTTTAAAAcctaaattacaataataaacagtttgaagGAAGATAAATGACTTAGAAAAGCTGATAAGTTTTGGTAgctaataattgttaataaaatggATGCTGACATTTCTAGGAAAGGatttttaatagtaatattatcTTGTGCAACCAAAGTGATAAAGAAATTAAGTAAAGGTGTTTGAATAAGAAATCTCCTTAACTTTGTTTGCAGCTCCAGGTGGTACTATTGTTACAGACTTTGACACGAGTAAACCCCTTCGGACAGATGTTTGTGTATTTGCTGCAGGAAATGATCTTGACTCAGTAAAAGGTTATGCTCaggtatttgtttattgtatttatattcagtACCTTTGaccatatgtatataatattggaaataaatttggaAACTGAGAATAaaatgggtatatatatatatgatgggATTGCTCCTCCTCTTTATATGAAACTGCATCTGAGTACAGtcatatattgatattttatactGTGTTTGCTGTGTTCAACTAGTCAGACAGTGTCTACAAAATTCAGGCAGTCATACAGTCATGATGAATGCACTCATGGCTCCCTTGACAGAACTGGTAAATAACAGATGTGTAGAAATCAAAATTTTGGCTGATGAATGCTAGTAGTTTATCAAATTTAGACAAAATATTATGCCTGAATAGCGAGAATGATGTTTTATAGTCTCTTACTTTTCCAAGAAAGTGGGTTTTAGTTAAAATCCAGCCAAAGTTAGTTTTATTTGACACATTTTTCAGAACCTTAATCATATATTGTGTTAATTCTTCTGACATGATTATATGAACCTGGACAGACTCTTAAACTGTTCTAAGGACAGTTTTCAAAATAAGAGATAAATTTTGACTTGGTTTccgatatatttttttcaaactgaaaatactttttttaattttcttctgacATCTTTCAGTGTCTAGACAGACAATAGGGTctgcttttaataaatatttcagaatttgtAAGGGCTGAAGTGTGACTGACAGATTTTCAGTAGTTAAACAGACTTTAGTCTGCTTTTACACATCTTTCATAATCTGGATAGGTTGAAGTTTGCATTTGATGTgcttctgaataaaaatatactaaGAACTGCTTTTGACATTTCAAAATCGTGACAGGTTTTTGAAAGTCGTTTTTGGCACTTCTTTCAGAATTTGGAAGGATTAAAATCAGCTTCTGATGCAAAACTGAGAGTTTTGACAGGCTAATGTTTGTTtctgattatatttttaatatgtagaaAAAATGTACTTTTGAAATCTACTTTTGACATATTctcatttgtaatttttatcttCACAAATACATTGTAGAATGTTATAGTATTTGGtatggttgtatctacaggtTATAGCTAAGAAATCCATTAATTAAAGGTgtgttcttaaatattttttctgttgtagatttttttttatgaaaagataTTCATCCTTAGTTTAAatctttcaaagttttatttaaactgtttctcactgatataaaaacatgtttaaaaataggATACTTTggtacattattttgtttacagtacATAGTTAGCTCCAAAATGCCTTCCTTGGATTATTTTGTATAGCATCTTAATTGTGCTGTTAGAGCTATGcttatttgtaataaagtttttgttaacATTCACCAGAAAACATtgaatagtattttattttcttgaaacagGTGTTAAGAAGAGCacagcccattgtgaagctttgtgcttagcaaaaacaaacaaatctgaagatttattattattgttacctgTGTATTATTTTCCCTAGTTCATCTTTTCCATATCAAAGCTTTTTTAATATGTTTGGGCATTTAAGTGTAAGATCGAAGTCATATTATGCTTTGGAAGTGTAATTTTAATCCTCTCAGCTTgcataaaagtttttattaacttttatgtcaaaatgttttaaaagttcttTGTAATTTTTAGCTCATTACAAAATTGATTCGACGGTACAAGTATTTGGAGAAGACACTAGAAGATGAATTTAAAAAGGTAAACTTAGAGGTAGTTTTGTGTcaaaataaagtgtatttattcaacgatttatttgtattaagtaatgGTATTTCTGAACAATGCTTCCTTTATAATGGTTTTTACATGCTTGTAAAACTTTTACTTCAACAAatgtaaaattctaaaacaatatataaaaatattccaagTTTTGAATAGATACCAATGTATTATCttaaagtttaaacaaacaaCACTGTTGTTGCTTATATTTTTCTCCTCTCACTTTCATTTGGAGATCTGTGTAGTTAAATGAAGTTGTCCTTATGCTGGATTTGGAGCAGCTTACTTCTAAGTTATTGGGAGTGAtaggtttttatttttcctttattgtaattttcatgaaatataagAAGATGTACTAATTTCTTAAgagattttttgttttcaagCTAAGAATTTGTTTTGAGATAACTTCaacagttaacaataaatatattttttgatatttttaacagaaaatgatGGGGCTTGtatgtcttttttatttaaattatatatggatatatatatttaaagcaaTTTTAGGTTAAAAATTACATTGAGAAATTTTTGTGCATTATAAAGTTCTTTATGCAGTAAAGAATGTTGTATAATGTGTGACAGAGTACAGAACTGTGTTTCAGGTGCTTGTCTTCCTAAAGGCATTTTCACCAGGTGAGAGGACCAAACTTGCCAATGTTACCTCTATTTTGGTTGGGAATGGCTTAATCCCCAGTGTGGTATTGACTAGTTGTCTGCAAGATCACCTGGTCAAAGAAGGTAAATTTACACTTACAAATATCACATATTTTGTGCATTAGGTTAGTTGAATTTGACATATTATCAAAGCCATCAACTGTTACTTTTATGGTGTATGAATTTTCTTTTAAAGCAgtttgaaaagtgtttttttaatgaaaactaaattattttaatacaatgttttgttttaaactgcaGGCATTGCTCTTGAGTTTTTGCTGGATTTTTTAAAGACTTGGCTAGCAGAGAAGGATGCTCCTACCCTCTGGACAGCTTTACGTAAAGCTCTGTTGGAGTCCAGACTTATGGTAATTTTATTAGTACTTTTGTCAAAAACTttatttcttgtgatttttgctatttgaaatatttgaaggGCATGTTTTGACAATGTAATTTGAAATAGATGGCAGTCGTAATTTAAAACATTCTGAATTATTCACcatacaaataatagttttaaccACTTTCTTTTAAATGccttaaataaaaattgtgttgAATTCAGTGAGTACctgatagtttttatttaaacattcgAAATGTAATTAGATAAGTAAATCTTAGAAtagtactaaaatatttttgttgatttgtAACACAGGTAACAGCTACTGAAAAATACTTTGGTCAAGTGTACAAttgaactttttttattttaccatatcAAGTATTTGGTTGTGAAGTGATACCCCTTCAAACTTgactaaatatatctttaaaagatAACTTACTGAAATGTTGAAGAACGTAAAGTAGAATTAAAGTTTTTCATCTTTAGTTACTTATTTACACAGTATCTACAAATAAATTGGCATAACCTCACATGTATTTCATATAAGGAATTGACAGAGTAACTCTCTTAACATATGGTCAGTTCCAGGGACCAGTCACAGGAcagtttttacttgtatatagttttaatactataatgTATAATACAGTGTGTTGTCTTCACAAAATCTGGCAGAATTTTAGTAcacattacaagtattttgtacacagaaaaaaatactttttagtgaaatatttttactaaataattgtCAGTATATTTGAGGAtatcaagtatttgttttgagtAGTCcctgtgcaaagtaatttttatgttaagattaaaagtaaaaatactttctttcGTCTCAAAAATCTCGTTTGATATATGTATTCTCTAGaactttctaaatacatttcaaagatCTAGTTtcactaaaactttatattttatctactcTATTATACAACATTTGTCAGTTTACCAACTTCAAAACcactaaaaaaattgaaataaatctgttacacttttttcctttttagaatgacttcaaataGCAATGTGAAATTACATGCATTTATCCTTAGTAATTTTAAGTTCGTAACagtatctatttataattaagatgtgttattttattgtattttgaatcatgtctaactactattctactccattataatttgtaaatcacTTGCACAACATGTAGACATGTTATGCTATTGAATTACGTTACCCACAAACTACTTGAGTACGTACCTCatgtaacatttcttttttattattatttacttcatctaatCAAACCTCAACTAACATAAAGAGATACCTGTTTTTACATtttggttacttttataataataaataaaaaataaaacatgacaaatGTAAAGTACTTacctaaatcttttttttttattgctgtagattgttgatgacacttaaccctactttttatactGATGGTAATAGTACACTAAAtgagatttaattaattaaataatctaCCAAAGAACATAGgctaataacatgtaaaaaataaacaattttcccTAACTCTCAGtttttctgactttctaactatgtgacaaagagctgttacaaattcatccaagctaatCATTATCTTTCCCGTGGGAACAAAGCTTGAACTAACAGTGAAATTGACAATTTTCTGTGtagaaaacaatgttacaaaatgcatcatttgatagattaaaaccttgGCTTTGTATTTGTTATAGATAATGTCGAATTACATATAAAAGAGAACTGTTAACAATTCTTTAACGAGAGGATGTGACCAGTAGTTCTATAATccaacaaaattgaaggctataaaaaatatgttttgtctGAGTGGAGACAAGTGTATAGTgagtaattaatgtttaattttgtacttattgGAAGGGTGGTGGATAAGATATAGAAGTAAAAATTCATCACACGTCACAGTAGGGGAAATTCGGGGGATTTTGTAAATATGGCTgtatagaattaagaacttaaagtgtgtgtatatttttaaaatattgattattaattaaaaatttgtgCTATACTGATtacaataacataaacaaaaatgtagGTTAATAAAGTTTTGCATCtacattaataaaactttgtgGCATGCATAGTAAAAAATGCCTGTCATGATAAGGTTAATAATCTATTGTGATAACCTACTTACATAATAAGTAGATAATGTAACTTTCATGAAATGTCTTTCCAAAAATCAAGCTAGTGGATGAAATTTTTCGAAATTTGACAAGAACTTTtctaaattattcattttcagaaaaatatactcttcaacaaaagaaatgtaaaaggcaaaatatgagacaaattgttaagtttattccgggtagttctgtatgacgtgtgaaactttgcacattcactgctgaacatccaaagtctgcaaaggcgaagtccacgctcactaggtgaagtttcacgtcactcaacgtcaataatgagtatgccccccgtgagcatcaataactgtttggcatctcctgcccatggaagcgatgagatgacgaatcacattctgtggaatggctgtctactcagcctgcaaagctgctgcaagctaaggtagagtctgcggttgaggttgtcgccgtcgcagacgctggtccaactcgtcccaaagatgttcgatggggtttaaatctggtgatctggagggccagggaagaaccttgatgttgtggtgtctcaagaagacagtggtgagtcgggctgtgtgaggatgggcgttgtcatgttgaaaaacttcgttgacgttcaccatggggcctaagaatctcgtcgacgtattgttgagccgtaagattccctcggaatgtgcaaaaggtctgttctggcattgtaggcgatggcagcccacatcatgatgctgccaccaccaaatctgtcaacatcctgcacacagtttgctgcaaaacgttcacctctgcgatggtaaacacgggtccttccatcctgccaacggcataaaacgtgattcatcgctgaaccaaacatgcttccatcgtcgatgaggccatacccgatgtgcccgagtccactgcagccgtagcttgacgatgttgctgggtgagatATGCgaccaaaacattttattatacttgCTACAAGCCTTCTATCTCCCTTCTattggaattgactgattccaaAGCATCTCATACAAATCATCATGTGTCAACCCTTCACTAATAAGAATGTGACATACTCTCGTAATGCATGACTCCTATTAAATTCTACCAAACTGCTATTTCATGTTGGGGTGTACTCATATTCAGACATTTTTACTTTGTGTGAATCatgattttaagtttaatttttgaggtgggatttcttcattgttaattttttacaCTGAAGAGATCTTTTAGCTTGATttctttgtctttatttttttttctcacacttGCTTGTTTTACTTCAAACACAATGTTTTGActtacatatttttaccatgaATTTTGAGGTTCATGTTCCCACTTTAGGTGGTATACCTTTAGAACTATTCACACAGACCACAAGTGAAGGAGACAATCACTGGATTTCTTTGCTATTGTATCTTGTGAGATTGGCCATCACCTTTACCTGAGCTTGCCTCCTTAATCCCCATGAGCATGCTCAACCTGTTGGTCATTTTATTCAACATTGATGGGTATGTCACCAACAGTACATTATTATCGAACTGTCCTAGCAAGTGCTAGACCCTACCTTTATGAGCTGTTTAATACTGATCCTAATTGTGGCTAGGTTTGTCAATACAGAATCAGT
Above is a genomic segment from Tachypleus tridentatus isolate NWPU-2018 chromosome 11, ASM421037v1, whole genome shotgun sequence containing:
- the LOC143232081 gene encoding eIF5-mimic protein 1-like isoform X2 — its product is MNQKTEKPTLSGQRLKTRKRDEKEKYDPSGFRDAILQGLNEAGHNLDAVYKFLDTAGYKLDYRRYGEVLFDILLAGGHLAPGGTIVTDFDTSKPLRTDVCVFAAGNDLDSVKGYAQLITKLIRRYKYLEKTLEDEFKKVLVFLKAFSPGERTKLANVTSILVGNGLIPSVVLTSCLQDHLVKEGIALEFLLDFLKTWLAEKDAPTLWTALRKALLESRLMKAHQSTSVKKDLQQQVAPLLRNDASTKEILLLLKEYQNKHNLPENELAVLVWKTLMAAVEWNKKEELVADQALRHLKKYSALLEAFTQSGKAQLSLLVKIQEYCYTNMNFMNVFRKIVVLLYKTDVLSEDIILKWYKEAHSSKGKMVFLEQMKKFVEWLQNAEEESEEDD